A part of Molothrus aeneus isolate 106 unplaced genomic scaffold, BPBGC_Maene_1.0 scaffold_30, whole genome shotgun sequence genomic DNA contains:
- the CRB3 gene encoding protein crumbs homolog 3, with protein MGFLWPAGVVALSVVLGGLGALALPGLLEPAGVVALSVVLGGLGALALPGLLEPAGVVALSVVLGGLGALALLALLLLAALRLREKRRTEGSYRPSREEMGGGARAGPAPPGPPALRLPPEERLI; from the exons CCCGCGGGGGTCGTGGCCCTGTCGGTGGTGTTGGGGGGCCTGGGGgcgctggcgctgccggggctgctggag CCCGCGGGGGTCGTGGCCCTGTCGGTGGTGTTGGGGGGCCTGGGGgcgctggcgctgccggggctgctggag CCCGCGGGGGTCGTGGCCCTGTCGGTGGTGTTGGGGGGCCTGGGGGCGCTGgcgctgctggcgctgctgctgctggcggcgCTGCGGCTGCGCGAGAAGCGCCGCACCGAGGGCTCCTACCGGCCCAGCCGCGAGGAGATGGGGGGCGGAGCCAGGGCCGGGCCcgcccccccgggcccccccgcGCTGCGCCTGCCCCCCGAGGAGCGCCTCatctga